From a region of the Rhipicephalus microplus isolate Deutch F79 chromosome X, USDA_Rmic, whole genome shotgun sequence genome:
- the LOC119162102 gene encoding uncharacterized protein LOC119162102: protein MSDEEGTSSSPTTNASESKLPHFWPKNPRVWFSQIEACFELRRITSQQSKYLHVVSALPPDIADAVDDVLAPTPSEKPYEELKSTVLKRLEVAEQSRLRQLLSHEELGDQRPSQLLHRMRQLLGQQASEERQHLLFPELFLQRLPQSTRMILDGSDDVTLERLAQLTDRIADCTEPPKMSIAVTGRPEHADRLGRLEDRVDRLAAAVENLALSNKHRTARHRSPSRARSPQHR from the coding sequence ATGTCAGACGAAGAAGGCACTTCAAGCTCACCCACAACCAACGCCTCGGAGTCAAAGCTTCCTCATTTCTGGCCCAAAAACCCCAGGGTGTGGTTCAGCCAAATCGAGGCCTGCTTCGAGCTTCGACGCATAACATCGCAGCAGTCGAAATACCTGCACGTCGTTTCAGCACTGCCACCTGACATCGCTGACGCCGTAGACGATGTGCTCGCCCCCACTCCATCGGAGAAGCCCTACGAGGAACTAAAAAGCACCGTCCTGAAACGTCTTGAGGTGGCCGAACAGAGCAGGCTGCGACAACTCCTGTCTCATGAAGAGCTCGGTGACCAGCGTCCCTCGCAACTACTCCACCGAATGCGTCAGCTGCTGGGCCAACAAGCGTCAGAGGAGCGTCAACATCTATTGTTTCCCGAGTTGTTCTTGCAGAGACTGCCACAGTCAACACGGATGATACTCGATGGCTCAGATGATGTGACTCTCGAACGTCTGGCTCAACTCACCGACCGCATCGCCGACTGCACTGAGCCACCAAAAATGTCTATTGCTGTAACGGGAAGGCCCGAACATGCAGACCGGTTAGGTCGCTTAGAGGACAGAGTTGACcgactggctgcagcagttgaaaaccTCGCCCTGTCCAACAAACACCGGACTGCACGGCATCGCTCACCGTCCCGTGCTCGAAGCCCGCAGCACCGCTGA